The Bombus vancouverensis nearcticus chromosome 11, iyBomVanc1_principal, whole genome shotgun sequence DNA window CAGAATCGCGTTAACCCCTTGACAGTATTACAGTCCAAAACAGATCGAGGCAAGTCAAATATAGTGCTAGAATTCTTTATCTTCGCTTGTCTTACGGATTTGACTTCCATTTACGTCACGAGATAGTACAATAACTTTACAATTTACACGTAAGCAGAAACACGTACGCACTAAAGCGGAACAATAGGCGTAAAAATGTCCATTCATTTCAAAGATTATTGGACAGTGTGgcaaaaattgcaaaatataataaaatcacCTTCCAATCATTTCTTTTGATTGGAATCATCCTTATTTTCTAATATATAGcaaacatataatataattattttcgaaattaatCATTTTCTGAGTTCTTCGTCGTTTTATTACACTGTCAAAGGGTTAAAGTGTTACTTGTTTCTTTGATACTGACTATAGCGAAAGATTCGAGGTTCATGGAGATGACATGGCAACTAGTGAATTCGATAGGTTCTAACGAGCGTCTCATGATCAGTAAAAGAATCTTCTTCGAGCTATCGTTTAAAAATGGTAGATTACTTTCCAACACCGCGTTAGGAATTTCCAGACTCTATAGAacggaaatatttgaaattgtaaAATCTCGCAATTCGGCCTCTAGCAAGACCATTAGATCACAAGTAAAACGTACCTTCAGCTTGACTTCGTTGCCGTACCAACAGTAGTAGAATACCTGCATGAGCAGACACAACGTGTAGGTCGCTGTTTCCATAAATTTCGGGCCAAATTCCATTACCGACAATCGATAAAGATTGAAACACACGGCTCCGGTGCTTATCAAAAATTGCATCGACATGATCATTTTGAAGTTATCGTTCACCATCGATGCGAATCTGTAATTTATTTCCCCAGATACATAACCATGTATTGCGAAAGTCTGCTCATTTATGAAAAATACACGTAGAGATACATGaagtattttttatttgaaGGAATATATTGAAAGATTTTGCTTTCGAGGGGATTCTGAAAATTAATTGCTTAATATCCAGGTAATTGAGAAACTTTGCGAAGAAGAGAACGATTCTAATGAACGAAGATTGAGAAATttgcttatatttatttatatagtaatataatattaaaacaaacttGTATATGCGGTGATGATGATGTGCACAGAATTTCGCCGAGTAATCTTTGTCCGTAGTAATGTTTTTCATACGGTGTTCAAGGATCTCGAATTGGCAATAAATGTGAATCAGTATACCGCTGAACAAACAATCGCAAACGATGTTCAAATTCGTGCTGAATATCGTGGCCAGGATCTGATGAATAaagctaaaaagaaaaagaagcggTGAATTGTAGTCATAAGGTATCCAGGCTCGAAATTTCAGTCTTCCATGTCTGAAGTCTGTAAGAAATGCGCCTATCCATAGCCAGGCCACGAAGAAGTGAAGTACAAACGAGTAAGCTTTGGAGTTCCATCTATAAATGTAATACAATTAATTCTACCATTGTCGTTTTACAAATACAGCGAAACCTCGATTATCTGCATTTTAATCATGGCATGCTATTCgaatttctttgtttttaaatttattttctcttgAATAAAAAAGCATTTACGCTTGAgctgttttataaatattaaatagaagCAAACGCTTTTAAACTGTTTCataaatatcgatattaaacgaaaacaaaaatttttagataaaaatgtaataatttctcTCAATTACTATTCTCGTTTCTCGATTTTTCCGACAAGGGATCATTCTCAAATCTTTCATTAATCGAGGCTCGACTGCTATTTCAATCTTTATCGTACTGTAACTACAATACCAACTTACTCGATTCGTTCCTCGAATTTCGTTCGAATTTCAATCTCTTCGTCGTTCACAGGTGCGAATGGTTTCTCTAGCAGAACGcccattaaaatttcaatatttcctcGATAAATTAGTAGCACAAGAGCCTTGCAACAGCTGGAGAACAGTACCAGCGTTACGTACAAATTTTCACTAAAATCATCTTGATTATCCACGTTGATGACAAGATCCAGAATCAGCGAAGTTTCGAAACTGAAGAGCAACAGCAACACGACGATCGTGTAAACATCGTACAAAACtcttttccataaatatttccacgTGGACGGTCGTACAAGACCGGTCAGAGTAAGAAGCGCGAATGTCCAACGTAAAGTGTGCATTTCGAATTTTTCTAAACTTCGTTTCTTATAATCCTCGATATGTTtacaaatgtaaaataattctactaataaaaaataataattgaagGCAATATTGTACGCGTTCGTAGAAGCGAACTAATAATTAATAGATTGCAAATTTTCACACATTTGTGGGAAatttaaacatgaaaaaatacaCGCAATACACATAGTATGCAAAAATATGCGAAACAAATATCTATAGGTCCCATTCCTTCAGTTGTTTTCATAACaatatgaatttaaataaatatccacAAAGTATATTCCGATCGGTTAATTCTTTGCCGAAAGATATTACCAATAACACAGTACCTAAATACTAGATCGAGTTCGCTCAAATGAACCAGTTAATTGTCAGAACTGTACCTTTAGATTTTACCTTGGAAACCACTATCTTCCGTTACAAAGTACGCAGTCGCGCAATTACT harbors:
- the LOC117162044 gene encoding odorant receptor 46a-like encodes the protein MHTLRWTFALLTLTGLVRPSTWKYLWKRVLYDVYTIVVLLLLFSFETSLILDLVINVDNQDDFSENLYVTLVLFSSCCKALVLLIYRGNIEILMGVLLEKPFAPVNDEEIEIRTKFEERIEWNSKAYSFVLHFFVAWLWIGAFLTDFRHGRLKFRAWIPYDYNSPLLFLFSFIHQILATIFSTNLNIVCDCLFSGILIHIYCQFEILEHRMKNITTDKDYSAKFCAHHHHRIYKFASMVNDNFKMIMSMQFLISTGAVCFNLYRLSVMEFGPKFMETATYTLCLLMQVFYYCWYGNEVKLKSLEIPNAVLESNLPFLNDSSKKILLLIMRRSLEPIEFTSCHVISMNLESFAIVSIKETSNTLTL